A part of Myxococcales bacterium genomic DNA contains:
- the gyrB gene encoding DNA topoisomerase (ATP-hydrolyzing) subunit B: protein MTSSSDSKKELGSSAYDESSIKVLEGLSAVRKRPGMYIGDTDDGSGLHHMVYEVVDNAVDEALAGYCDQVDVVIHENSWVSISDNGRGIPVGMHESGRPACEVIMCVLHAGGKFDQNSYKVSGGLHGVGVSVVNALSEHLKLEICRDGFQYEQNFSRGDPVSGLLKVSPTSKTGTKISFKPDPEIFSNIDFHFDILSGRLREQAFLNKGLKINILDERSSKSHNFFFENGICEFVQHLNRSSTPLHKEPMLISGERLMGEQAQGAMCQVDIAMQWNGTYQERMYCFTNNIKNNDGGTHLAGFRAGLTRSVTAYIYRQFEKLVSKGGVKSEDIREGLTAVLSVKLPDPKFSSQTKDKLVSSDVKAVVESLVSEHLSAWLEEHPNEAKAVCQKVIEASRAREAARKARELTRRKGVLDGMGLPGKLADCQEKAPEQAELFIVEGQSAGGSAKNGRDRKYQAILPLRGKILNVEKARFDKMLSSQEITTLITALGCGIGPDEFDASKVRYHKIIVMTDADVDGSHIRTLLLTFFYRQMRELVERGYLYIAQPPLYKVQKGKKESYVKDDEALEKYLLEQSLNQTMVTVSNQPVDEKQALAALTAFYTYKRSLNKLRKRYDEEILDALVRAEGMDTSDPIALDPAVLEENVRSYLSKRDSLALPISVEKVENDTEKYFLIKSQRDGSPLITKVASTFLMGPDYRDLIKNFSLAKSLGEAPFVIIRGGSEHSFDNFDDFAEHIEMSSRKGHTIQRYKGLGEMNPTQLWETTMDPNARTLLQVNIEDVVEADQAFADLMGDEVEPRREFIEEVALDNFEIDI from the coding sequence ATGACTTCATCTTCCGATTCGAAAAAAGAACTTGGATCGTCAGCCTATGACGAGTCTTCTATAAAAGTTTTAGAAGGTTTGTCTGCTGTAAGAAAGCGGCCAGGCATGTACATTGGTGATACTGACGATGGTTCTGGTCTGCATCACATGGTTTATGAAGTAGTTGATAATGCTGTCGATGAAGCATTAGCTGGCTACTGTGATCAAGTGGATGTGGTGATTCACGAAAACTCGTGGGTTTCAATTTCTGACAATGGTCGGGGTATTCCCGTTGGGATGCATGAATCGGGTCGTCCAGCGTGTGAAGTGATTATGTGTGTTCTTCATGCAGGTGGTAAGTTCGATCAAAATTCTTACAAGGTATCCGGGGGACTGCACGGAGTTGGAGTAAGTGTTGTCAATGCTCTTAGCGAGCATTTGAAACTTGAGATTTGTCGTGATGGTTTTCAATACGAGCAGAATTTTAGCCGTGGAGATCCCGTAAGCGGCCTTTTAAAAGTAAGCCCCACTTCCAAAACAGGCACTAAAATTAGTTTCAAACCAGATCCAGAAATTTTTTCTAATATCGATTTTCACTTTGATATTTTATCTGGCCGCCTAAGAGAACAAGCTTTTCTAAACAAAGGACTTAAGATCAATATCTTGGATGAACGAAGCAGCAAGAGTCATAATTTCTTTTTTGAAAATGGCATCTGCGAGTTTGTTCAGCATTTAAATCGCTCAAGCACTCCTCTTCATAAAGAGCCTATGCTTATCAGTGGAGAACGGCTTATGGGCGAGCAGGCACAAGGAGCAATGTGCCAAGTTGATATCGCTATGCAGTGGAATGGTACTTATCAGGAGCGCATGTATTGTTTTACCAACAATATTAAAAATAATGATGGTGGCACGCACCTAGCAGGATTTAGAGCAGGTTTAACCCGAAGTGTTACGGCCTATATATATCGCCAATTTGAAAAATTGGTTTCTAAGGGTGGAGTTAAAAGCGAAGATATTAGAGAAGGACTTACTGCTGTATTAAGTGTAAAACTTCCCGATCCCAAATTTAGTTCTCAAACCAAAGACAAGTTGGTTTCTTCTGATGTAAAAGCGGTTGTTGAATCATTAGTTTCAGAACATTTATCGGCATGGTTGGAAGAGCATCCCAACGAAGCAAAAGCAGTATGCCAAAAAGTTATAGAGGCTTCGCGCGCACGTGAAGCTGCCCGCAAGGCGCGTGAGCTCACTCGTCGCAAGGGTGTGCTTGATGGGATGGGTCTGCCAGGCAAACTCGCTGATTGCCAAGAAAAAGCACCAGAGCAAGCCGAGCTTTTCATTGTTGAGGGACAGTCAGCCGGTGGTTCAGCGAAGAATGGTCGTGATCGTAAGTATCAAGCGATTTTGCCTTTGAGAGGTAAAATTCTCAATGTAGAAAAAGCTCGGTTCGATAAGATGCTATCATCACAAGAAATAACAACGCTTATTACGGCGCTGGGGTGCGGAATCGGGCCTGATGAATTTGATGCTTCAAAAGTTCGCTATCACAAAATTATTGTAATGACCGATGCGGACGTGGATGGAAGCCACATTCGCACGTTGCTGCTTACTTTCTTTTATCGTCAGATGAGAGAGCTCGTTGAACGTGGATATCTATATATTGCCCAGCCGCCGCTGTACAAAGTGCAAAAAGGTAAAAAAGAAAGCTACGTAAAAGATGATGAAGCGTTGGAAAAATATCTTTTGGAGCAGAGTTTGAACCAAACTATGGTGACTGTTTCGAATCAACCTGTCGATGAAAAACAAGCCTTAGCAGCCTTGACTGCATTTTATACCTATAAGCGAAGCCTTAATAAGTTAAGAAAGAGATACGATGAAGAGATTCTTGATGCTCTTGTGAGGGCAGAGGGAATGGATACTAGTGACCCAATAGCCCTTGACCCTGCTGTACTCGAAGAAAACGTGCGAAGCTATCTTAGTAAAAGGGATTCACTTGCTTTGCCTATCTCAGTTGAAAAAGTTGAGAATGATACCGAGAAATATTTTTTGATTAAATCGCAGCGCGATGGTTCACCTTTGATAACTAAAGTAGCTTCTACCTTTCTTATGGGCCCAGACTACCGGGATTTGATTAAGAATTTCTCCCTTGCTAAATCTCTTGGAGAAGCGCCTTTTGTGATTATTCGCGGTGGTTCTGAACATAGTTTTGATAATTTTGATGATTTTGCTGAGCATATCGAGATGTCTTCCAGAAAGGGGCATACCATACAGCGATATAAAGGTCTTGGAGAGATGAATCCTACGCAGTTGTGGGAAACCACTATGGATCCTAACGCTCGGACTTTGTTGCAGGTAAATATCGAAGATGTGGTGGAAGCAGATCAGGCTTTTGCTGACTTGATGGGAGACGAAGTAGAGCCTCGGCGCGAATTCATAGAAGAAGTTGCTTTGGATAATTTCGAGATTGATATTTAG